GGCAGCCTGCGCCCCCGCGTCCCCCATCGCCCTGCGCCCACCCACATCGCCCCTGCCCGGCGGCCGCCTCGCGGCGCGCGGGGCTCCCTTCACCTCGGTGCCTCAGTTCCCCAACTGTGAAGCGGGGCCGGCCCGGGGCAGGGGGCGCGGCCCCGCCCGAGGAGGACTCTGTTTTTTAAGTGCAATACTTGGCCCGCCGGCTCCCCGCTGCCCCATCGCGCTCACGCAATAAccggccggccccgccccgagcgGGCACGCAGCCGCGCCGGCACCGGCCGGGGTCCTGGCCGCGCCTGGGCGTGGGGGCGGCGCCGGGGGTCCCCGCCGGCGTGATGAATGTACTGACAGACGAGGCCGCAGCGacccccgcgccccccgcgcccaCTAACCCCCACGCCCCCATTCCGCGCAATAAACGACAGCATTGGCGCCCAGCCTGCCCGCGTCTGATTGctcgggcggccccaggggggcAGGCGCCCCGGGTCCCCCAGAAGGCAGCGGCTCCCGTGGGTGGCGACAGAGCTTTATTTACACTGTGTCAGCGCGCAGCGGGGACGCCGGGCGTCAGCTGAAGAAGTAGGTGGAGCGCTTCACCTGCTCCAGGTTGAAGGGCCCTGCGGAGCGGAGAAGCGCCGTGGGCGGGGCCGGGGCAAGGGGAGGGGGTCCCAGGGGCGGAGAGGGAGCGTGGGCGGGGCCCGGAGGAGAGGCGGGGTcccaggggcggggaggggcccgGAGAGGCGGAGCGGAGAGGGACCGTAGGTGCGGCCTGGAAGGGGGCGGAGTCCCAGGAGTGGGGTAGAaggagggggggcggggcggggcccggggTGGGGAGGGACCGTGGGCCGGCCCCGGGGACACCCGCAATCAGGGCGCCCGCCCGGCCCGCGGCGGTACCTGTCTTGGGCACCGACAGCAGCGTGTCCAGCAGCCGGGAGACCCAGACGTTCTTGGAGGCTTTCGGGGACCTGAAGGAGAGCGCAGGGTGGGGGTgaggccgggcggggcggggcggggtgggggtggccgCGCTGGGTGGCGCGGTCCTCACCTGGGGCCGGAGCAGAACCGCTTCACCAGGAACCTGGACAGGTCGTGCAGGATGGGCTGGCTGTGCAGACGGACGAACTGCTCGCGGcacacctggggagggggcgtcAGCAGCGGGGGCCAAGGCCGGGggcgggaggggtgggagaggctGGGCTCCAAGGTCAGGCGGGTCACCACCGGCTGCCCCACCGCCCAGGAGTGTGTGCCGGACGATGGCCAGACTAAGGTCCCACGTGGGGAGGGCCCGGGCCAAGGGGCGTCCGCTCTcacggcggggggcggggggcggggggcgggcggcACCTGGTTCATGACGGCGACGTCGGCCGCGTGCGTCCAGAAGCAGTCGTGCACAGACACGAAGGTCAGGCCCTTCCTGCAGCGGGTGCGGGCTCGGTCAGCGGCCGCCCCTCCACCCACAGTCTCCCCTGGGGGGCCCAGCTCCCCACCACCAGGCGGGGGGCTCCCGTGCAGCGCGCACAggctccccaggcccccaccccTGCGCGCTCCCCATCTGTCCCTCTGCCACGTGTCCCCTCCGCCCGGGGTGGAGTTCTCATCTGGGACGaacccctctgcccaccccccccaCTTGCCCAACTGAGTCCCAGCTCCCCGTAGGGCAGCTCTGCCGCCCCCACCCCGGGGCTCTGTCCCAGGAGCCCCGCCATCCACGGGAGGCAGACGGGGGCCTGGAGCCCGCCCCTGAGCCGCCCAGACACGACCCCCCAACCAGGGCTGACTTTCTAACAGCGTCTACACGCTGCCCATCACCTTGGGCTCGGCCACCTCTGAGGGCTCAGGAGGGACACGTGGACACCTCTGCCTGCCCGAGAGGCTGTGCATCTGTCAGGACAGTGTCTGAGCCCAGAACTAGCCACCCTGCACTGCCAGCACACACCTGGATGCGTGGAGCCCCCCGAGCCGGGGCCACAGGGCCCACCAAGGGCCAGTTCCACACTCAGAGTGACCCTTCCCTGCCTGCCCACCAGccgcttccccctcccccacacctcgctgcctcagggcctctgcacgTGCTTGCAGTCCTCTTGTGGGCACCAGGTCCCTCAGGGCCACACGGTGGGGGTCCTTGCCTGTTGTAGGCCTCTGCCTGGGCCCCCTGACCTCGTCCCTCACTGACACAGCACCTATCTGCGAGGCTGGCCTCACATCCTGTCCCCCACCATGTGGGTCCCTGCTGTGTCCCTAACCTGTGGTTAACATGTGAGGGGGAGCGCGCCCAGCCTGCAGGGCCGGTCACGAAGCAGGGCCCACCTGTAGCAGTGCAGGGCCGTGAGCATCATGTGCGAGGAGTCCAGCGAGTGGATGAAGTTGGGCGGGAAGCCATTCTTCTGCTTCAGCGTGTTGGGCttcctggggggcgggggactCAGGTGCCTCTCCCGGGCCCCGGCGCCCCCCGTCCTCGCCAGAcgccctcccctggccccagcGCCACCCGTACTCACTGGCTGGTGTCCCCGCTGCTGCTGAACGTGAGGCTCTGGAGGCCGCCGTTGATCtgtggggttggggttggggtgggaaggCAGGGGCGTGAGTCCTGCCCTGAGGCTGGGGGGGTAGGGGCAGCGGGGTGGGGGCACCTACCAGGATCTTGGAGTCATGGTGGTAGGGCTGGATGATGGGGATGCCCAGGGGCGTGACCCACTCCACGGCCGAGCCCGTGTGGGCGATGAGCCGGGCGCTCTCCGTCAGCCAGCGCTGCGGGAAGGGGCACGGGCTCAGGGCACGGCCAGTGCGGGGGGCCCGCGGGGGACCCAGACCCGTCGGGGACAGGGGCGCACCTGGATGGCCCGGGTGCCCGAGAACATCTCCTGGAGGCTGAGGAACACCTGCCGCACGAGGTAGTGAGACGCCTCCCAGACGAACTCCTGCGGGGACGCGGGTGAGCAGGTGGGGCTCCCTCCACACCCGTCCCGCGGCCCAGCACGAGACCCTCCCGGAGCACTGAAGCCCACGCCCCTGTtttccagatggagaaactgaggcggCGGCCCAAGGGTCGCTCTGGGGGCCCGTGGTGGGGGGAGACGAGCCCCTTCCTCAGAGCGGCCCAGTGGCCACCGTTCCGGGAATGGCAGCGGCCTTCGGGGTGAACAGTCCTGCTACTGACGCCCGCGACGCTGCGCACCTGGGGGAAGTCGCTGAGCTCCCGCAGCCGCTTCTCGATCTGCAGGCGGCCCCCGTAGCGGGTGACCCCGTAGACCACGGTCATCACCGTCTGCTTCACCACCTTGCGGCTGATGAAGCCCTCCAGCACCTGGGCCACCCGCACGCCCTGCTCAGCGTCCTGCCTGCGGAACACCTCCACCTGGGCGGGCGCAAGGTCGCGGGGTCAGAGGGCGGGGCGCACACACCCTCCGCCTGCcgtccctccctgccccccacgaGGCCCCCTCTCCCCATGGCCCTTGCTGCTGCCTGACACCTCCCCAGGCAGCCGGCCCAGACCACCCAGTCACATCATGCATGATGGCTGGAGGCCGTGGCTGGGGGTCTGCAATGCCCAGGTGTCTGCAGGACAGAGACCCCAGGGGGCTGGGGGCCGTGGTGCCCACCTGCGCGGCCACCCCACTGTACACGTCCTGCGGCAGGTCCGAGGGCACAAGGTTGACGGAGGCAGCCCCCACGCTGTCCCGGCCCAGGGCGGCGTAGTGCTGCAGGCCGTTACAGGAGCCGTCCTGGGGCGAGGGAGCAGTGAGGGTCCGGGCAGGGCCGACAGGAGCGTCCGCGGGCAGCGAGcccagctccctgcctccccagctctCGGCTCACGTTGCCAGCTCACTAGACCCCAACGCTGAGAGAGTTACCCCACACgaaggggaaaccgaggcacagagacaCAAACGGAAGTGCCCGCACAAAGCCGCCTGCAAGGCCAGCTGGTCCTgcgggggctggcccccacactGTCCTGCGGAACCTCGGACCGGAGACACCCCAGTCAAGCCCCCCGTGGGCCAGACACACAGCACCCTGGGTCCCCCAGCTCACCTGGTGAACCGGGAAGTGGGAGACATGGGCGGCGGGGTCTGGGGAGCGCGAGGCCCGAGCGATCTCCATGCAGCAGGCCAGGGCCTGCCAGGGCTCGTCCGCCTCCATCCACCACTTCCGGCCCTGCGGGAGGGCGGTCAGGTGGGCTCAGAGCAGCCGGGTGGGGGCGCTTCCTGGACATGGAGGGGAGCTGGGCCGGCCCAGACGCCATAAGGACACAGGGAGGTGGGGACAGAGCCCCCAGGACAGCGAGAGGAGGACGGGAGCCaaggagcaggagggagacaTGGGAGCAGCCAAGGGGACggggaggggcctggaggagggctGCCCTGGAGCGGGAGGAGCAAAACCAGAAAAAGGACGGCGCCGCGACTCTGTCCTAAGAGAAGACAGCAGGAGCCGCGGTGCTGACTTTCCTAGGGGGACGCCTGGAGGACGTCCGAGGGGGGCCGAGGTGGCTGGAGCCGAGGGAGGAACAGGCCTGCAGAGAGACGGGGAGACAGAAGGGCCCGGCCGCCACCCCCGCCCCTACCGTCATGGGCCTGTCGGCCGAGTCCAGGATGTCCTCCATCACCTCGTCCGCGAAGGCCAGGCGCGCCCGCAGCGACTCGCGCTTCTTGAGCCCCGTGAGGTTGACCAGGTGGATCTTGAGCCAGTCGAGGCCGTGGGGGCCGAGCGGGCGGCCCTGGGCAAACTCCAGCAGGGCGCGCGCCAGGTCGCTGCCCAGGTGGTTGAAGTGGGGCGGGCAGGGGTAGGTGCGGCCGCGGAAGTCCATGTTGTGCGGCAGCCAGAAGACGCGGTGCCGCAGGTGCTGGGCCAGCGAGAGGCGGTAAAGTGCGTCGGCCCGCAGGCTTTGCATCTCGCGGGCCACTTTCAGGCAGCGGGCCAGCTCCCGCCGCAGCTCGGCCTTGCGGGCGGGTGGGGTGTCTGGTGGGAGGCGGCCCCAAGGGGCCCGGGGTGCCTCAGAGGGTGGGGCAGGCACACCCAGGCGGGGACAGCCCTTGGCGGTGAAGAGCTCCAGCACCAGGTCCAGCACGCGCCCGTTGACGCGCCAGGCGCAGTTGCCCAGCTGGGTGAGGGCGTCCAGGGCGCCGTGCAGCTCGGCGGGCGGGCAGCGCTCCAGCAGGCGCTGGTGCTGCATGGTCCCCTCCACCGAGCGCATCAGCTTGGTTGGGCTCAGCAGGAAGGCGCCTGAGTGTGGCGACGTCCAGGGCAGTGGCGGGCACAGCATGGGCACCTCGGCGGCCTCGAAGGTCAGCGTGCGCTCTGCCGCAGCCGCCAGCAGCTGCGTGAAGGCCGGGTGCGGCTTCAGGATGCCAATCTAGGGGCGGCAGGCAGGGACCAGTCAGGGGGACTGCCGCCCCAAAGGCACGTGGCGGGCGGGGGCCCCCAGGATCTCCCCCAGACGCCCTGACCCTGAGGCTGGGCCCGTGACCCCAGCAGGATTTCCACAGGACCCAGCTGTGACCCAGGGGTCCCCACACCACcagagccccctccccccagcagcaGAGGAAGTGCCCACAGCACCCACCTGGCGGAAGCTGCGGAAGGAGTACACATGGTAGAGCACGGGGATGAGCTTGGGAGGCCCCTGGGGCGCGGCGAGGCTGCTGGGCATGCGCACAGCCCCCACCAGCAGCTCAGCCAGCTGCTTGCCCAGCTGCACCAGCACCGGCAACGGCCAGGGCTGCTCGTGGGGGGCCTCGGGCGCCCCCAGCGCTTCCCAGTGTTGCCGCGGCAGGCAGGGCTCCGCCACCTGTGGGGGCAGGGCGGGTCAGGGGCTGGGCGCGGGCTGTGCGCACCGCCACCCCCCCGTGGGAGACTACTATCCCGgagttacagatgaggaaactgaggctgcggGTGGCAGAAAGTGGCTGGGCTGCAGGTCAGATCCGGCTGCCCTGGGGATGCAGGGGAAAGGAGATGTGCCCTCAGCTTCCCCACCTGGAAACTCACCTGGCACCCCAGGCCTGGGAGGCagccccccaccctgccctgcacCCTGCCCCCATCCAGGGGCCTCACCTGGGCGTCGGAGGCCAACAGGTGCAGGTACTGGGAGTAGCGCTTTTCCAGCTCCCGCACCTGGTTGCTGAGCAGCTTCCTCTGCACGATGTGCCGGTTGAAGGCGCGCAGACCCAGCTGCTGCGCCAGCCAGAGGAGCGACTCACCCTGCGGGGGCAGCGCCTGCAGGGTCTGGGGGGCAGGGCCGTGAGCCCctgcccgggccccgcccccctGAGCGCCCCGCCCACCACCCGGGGCCCCGCCCCCCGAGCGCCCCCGCCCACCAcccgggccccgcccccccgAGCGCCCCGCCCACCACCCGGGCCCGCCCCCCCGagcgccccgcccccacccgggccccgccccccgaGCGCCCCGCCCGTcacccggccccgccccccgagCGCCCCGCCCACCActcggccccgccccgcccacctGCAGCAGCAGCCGCGCGAACTCGCGCTCGCCCAGCAGGCACAGGTAGGGCAGCAGCGTGGGGCGGCCGTCGCGGGCGGCCTGGGCCTCGCTGGCCTTGGTCTCCTGCAGCGCCCGGCACAGCGCCGCCTCCCACCGGGCGCGCAGCCCCTTCAGGGTCTTCCGCTGCGGGGGCGGGGACAGGGGATGGACGCGGGTCACCACCGCGCCTGTCAGCCCGCAGCACGCGAGCCGCCCGACATGAGGGCGGGACCCCGGGCTCACAGGACCCCACCGGGGCCGCGCTAGGAGCGGCCAGGCCGGGAAGGGGTCTCGGGACCCAGCGGGCGCTGACCACGCTCGCAGGCGGCGCCGGGTGCGCACACGGCCGCCCTGGCCCAGCGCGGGGAGGGAAGGGGGTCGGCTGCGGGGCCACCAGCCCCTTACCGCGCGCAGGACCTCCGGGGTCAGCCGCGGGGCCTTCTCCACCGACTCCACGGTGACGGTGGTGGCCATCTCCACGCGGAGCTGCTGCTGGAAGAGACCCTCCAGCTTCTTCTGGGGCAGGTGCAACCTCGGGTAGGACACGGGCCGGTCCTGCGGGGGCACAGGCGGGCGGTGAGGGCCCGGGCTCCTCACAGGGACACTCGTCCACACCAGAGGTCGGGAAGAGCAGCTGCCCACCCTGAGCTTCCCgggacccccaccccccgcctggCAGAGTCACATCCGTTTCTCCGGCTCCTGTATCCTCTGTCTCTGACGTCAGGGAGAAAGCAGGGGGCAGAGGCATGTGAAATAGCTGCGCAGGTTTAAAAGAACAAAGCATTTCCCCCCTCGCTCGGTGGAGCGGGAGACAGTCCAAGGACCTGGATGCTGCCCTTTTCTGTCTAAATTTAGAACAGGTGACCCGTCCAAAagcagataaattaaaaatagccaAACCCAACACACTGAGAATCAAAAATATACATCCACACAGACTCATGACTTGTGTCCACAGGAGCATGATTCATAACGGCCAAAAAGTAGACACAACCCGAGTGTCCACCGACAGCTGCATGGACAAAGGGTACGTGTCCACCCACATGCTGGAGCACGACACAGCTgtgaagaggagcgaggccctgacacgGCTGCACGTGGACGGACCTGAACACACaacgctcagggagagaagcagacacagaaggacacacggcgtgtgACCCCATGGacatgaaacgtccagaacaggcagatccacagacagagagcgggctcgtgggggccaggggctggggagggtgggggtgatgCTGACAGGACAGGATTGCTTTTGGGGTGATGGGATGTTCTGACTATACtaagtgaatatactaaaaaacactgaattgtacttTAAAACGTGAACTGGATGGGAGGCGAATCATAtcccaataaaaacaaaacccaacacgTGGGGTGGCTCCgccccccctccccatcccctctgCCCTGGGACGAGGTGCTGGGGTCCCGCCCGAGGCTGCCCAGCCTGCGGAGGTCACACCGCCTCTGCCTACAGCCAAGGTTCTGGGTAGGAAACGACAGCATGGCCGTGACACCCGAGGTGCAAGTGGCGGCCTCTCCTCCTGGCCCCCTCCAGCTTCACCCTCCGGGCCGGGCCCTGTGGGACCAGGCTTGCCAACGCTGTGGCTTTTTCAGCCTCCAAGGAGCAGGGAGGGCTCCTCGAGGAGAAGTACAGGGAGACCCTGTGGGGATGGGGCAGCCTGGCTCACCCCCAGGCACAGGACCCCCGCAGGCTGGGCTCACCTTGGCGTAGATCTCCCTGAGCAGTGGTGAGCTGCTGAccgggggcgggggctggggccgCGGCGGAGGGCTGAAGCCGGGCCTGGCCTTGCGCACGGCCCTCAGGAGCACGCCCTGATCCTCCTTGCACAGCGGTGAGCCCACGAAGAGCTCCTGCAGCTGCAGGCCGTCCTGGGCCATCTGCTCTAGACACCTGCGGGCACAGGGGGGAGTGGCAGCCCACCTGGGGGATGGGGCGGCCCGACCCCCTGCAGGTCTGGGCACCAGCCGGCCATCGGGGCCGCAGGGGTCCCGGCCCCCTGACATGTCACTGTGCCACCCACCTCTGGATGGTACCGGCGTCCTGGTCCAGTCGCCCCATGCACTGCAGGGCGGCCGCGTAGGACAGTAGGTCCGGGGCAAGGCCGGCGTCCTTCACCATGAAGAAGACGTAAACCAGCTCTTTGAAGCAGCCCTGGGGAGACCAAGCCAGGTGAGGGGGTGGCCCGGCCTGCCCCCCAGACCGCTCTCCGCAGCCATCGAATGCAGCGGGAGAGGACCACCAGCCGGGGACAGACGGTCCACCTGATGTTTCAAGGTTTAGGTTCGGGGGTCAGTGTTGATATTTTTTGGCTTTGTGGATCTGAATGTGCACAATTTCGGGGTGTAAAGGGGGCGTCCTGTTTCAGAGGACTGCGTGCGCGTTCTGCCTCGGTCCCACACTTCTCCCATTGCCTGCTTCACGACAGCAGGCACCTGTTTCCTCAGGTGCGAGCCGTCACTGACCCCCGacctgcctcccctccccgcaCAGGCATTTTGGCATCCGTGTCCCTCTGGGCGCGGCCTTGGCTGCCCCTGTGACGGTGGCACGTCGTTCTCATCTCCAAGTGTTTGCACGTCTCCCACGAGCTCTGTGACCCACAGGTGGGTGAGGACAGCTGTCACAGACCCTCCGCAGGGGAGGACGTCCCCACACCTCCTCCACGGTCCCACGGCCCTCGCTCCACACTTGCCATCACCGGAGGCGACAAGGTGCCTGCAAGCTAGGCTTTGAGGTGCTCGTCAGAATGACCCTGGATGGGCCGCCCATTCAGCAGTCACCGCCATGCCCGTTGTTTGGTGTAAACGTGAACTGAATACTCAGTTCTGCACGTGTGTGGTGGCTACATGGGGCCGGTGCCAGCAAAGGCTGAATGGAGCCCCAAACTCgagtccacccagaacctcagaaacAGGGTCTTCGCAGGTTAATCTTCTAAGACGAGGTCACCTGGGTTAAAGTGTCTCCCAAGGTGGCTAGGTGACGATGGAGGCAAGGACCAAAGCGAGGCGGCCACAGCCAGGGATGCCAGAGCCCCCAAGGCTGGACAAGGCAGGAGGGCCCCTGGCGGGAGCCCTGGGAACCCAGCCCTCCCACACCCTGACCTCGGACGTCTGGCCTCGGGGACTGAAAGAGAATGAACTTCTGTCCTTCTCAGCCACCAGGCTGTGGTGCCAGGAAGCTCGCCCATGGGCGTCACAGCACGCCCGGCCCTGAGAGGCTCTCTGCCGGGGACTCTGAGGGCTTGTGACCTTGGGAGGGAGCACACGACCCCTTCGTCTCCACGGACTCCCTGGCTTGAATACGCTTCCCACAGGGATGAACGCCGGCAGGAAACCACCTGTGCCGGTCGCCCGTGGAGACCTCGGGCATCTCCATGTCTCGCCACGGTGACACAGATGGGAAGGGTCAGCAGCCACGGGGCTGCTCCCGGGCCTTGTCGTTATTGGATCAGAAGAGCACGTCCACCCTCTGCTGCGATTCTCTTGGCACCTGAGTTTTCACGTAACCGCTTCCTTCATCCACCTGAGTATCGCCAGCTTTTCCTGCTGTTCTTCACGTTAGGGCTGTAGATCCTCGGGGAGAGAGGGTGTCGGGGAATGTCCTTCCCTCACAAGGGCACGTAAACAACACTGTCCTCAACAACCACGGGTCAGAGAGGAAATCGCAGAACTTTCCTAACACTTGGAGATGAAGAGAACGGAAAGTCACAGGATGCAGCTAATGCAGCGCCCAAAGGGAAATTCGTAGCCATGAACGCCTGTGTCCAAAAAAGGGGATCTTGAAGTAACCTAACTGTCTATCTTAGGAAACTAGGAAAAAGAACCCAACTAAACCAAAAGCATCCAAGTCACTATCCTGAGCAGGGTCTGCAGGCCGCCTGGACGCCAAGGGCACCCCGGGCACCAGATGGGAGCGCTGGTCGAGCAGACCAGGAGGAAATGCACCAAAACGTTAGTggaatttcttccttcttttctgggcattttcaaattttcctttgatGACCACACATGATTTATATTTGACAAACCTGAAAGAATTGTTGAAACGATAACAAACAAAGGGCTTGGACTTTGGGGCTAAAAGACAAAGATCTGAATCTAAGTGCTACTGTTGCTAGCTGGGAGCCGCAGGCAAGTCCTGCCGTCTCTGGTCTCAGCTCCCACCTCTAACGGGCAGGGTGGGCACGCTGCAGCGACACCCTCCTCCTCGGGGGGGCCGGGCCAGGCGCCACTCACCTTGCGAGCCCAGCCGAGCATGACGGTGTTGTACATGGCGAGCGTGAGCAGCCGCTGCTGCCGGGACCTGCTGTGCTGGACGACCAGCACGTGGTGGGCGAGCGGCAGGTGGCCAGTGAACAGGCAGCACTCGAGGAAGGCCAGGAGCCTCTGCCGCTGGCTCTCCAGCCGCGCCCCGGCCGCCCTGTCCGCTGGGGCCTGCTCCGCCTCGCAGCCCAGCCTCCGCggggcctcctgcagcagctgcGCCAGTGGCTCCTCCCAGGGGCTGCGGGGGCCGCCCTGCTCCCAGCGCTGCAGGCTCTTGGCCAGCTGTCCGTTCAGCAGGCGGGGCTCCACCCGCAGCTGCTGCTCGCGCGCCAGCTTCCGGGCCTGCTCCTCCAGCTTCGCCTCCAGCCGCTGCCGGCGCTTCTGCATCGTCCACTTCTCCTTGTCCAGCTTCTCCGCCCAGCGGCCGCTGAGTCCCGGAGCGGCCCCCGTGGCCCCTGGCTGCGCCTTCCTGGGGGGCTGGAAGCCGCCAGCCTCCGGGAGCCGAGCCACGTCCACCCTCTTCACCGTCACCTCCGACACACACTCGGCCTGCAGCTGCCGCACCCGCGCCTCGAGCACTGTGGGGACAAAGGGCGAGGACGTCAGGGGACCCCACTCCAGCACCGGTCTCACCAGACCCCTGAGGTGAGGGGTGCTGTGTCGCCTGGTCTTGGCGCCTCGGTTCTACATGTTGCTGACAACACCCAAACGTCATGGATTTTCAGGCGGGCACAACCCCTGCCCCAACCAGCCCTCTCCCCCAAAACCCTCCAGTGAACGTCCCAGACAGGCGCCTCGTGTCCCCAAACTGCTGCTCCGCGTGCTCCCCAGTCACTGGCAGCTCTGCCCTTCCAGGTGCTCAGCCAAGAACCCAGGGTCGTCCACACTCTCTCCCTCCACGTCTAATCCCTCAGCCCATCCTCAGGGCTCAGCTGGCAGATCCATCCAGGTACCCAGACACCTCCCTGTGCTCACATTCTccactctcctccttgctcactccactccagccataatgacctcagggcctttgcatgtgctgtttccACTGCCTGGAAGGCACTAACCAGACAATCCACAGTCCCTATAACACCCAACGATCCACAGCCCACCCCCCTCAACACCCACAGCCTGGCCCCTCCTCTCTACAGCCCACGGCCTGGCCCCGCTCTGCTCTTCCCGAGCACGACCAGCAGCAGGTCAGTCACCTCGCCATCTGTGGCTTCCTTTCTACAGTCATCATAACACCGAGCCAGCCAACACCCACCAGTGCTCCTGGGGACACACGGCCCCGCCAGCCCCTCAGCACATCCCCACCGACTGATCTACTCAACCTCGTGTGACGTGCGCTTCTGCTCCAGACGCCTTATTTCATACACTTGTCGGTCATCCCACTGAGCTCACAGCCCATAGCCCTGAGCCTCCCACAAGGGGGAAGCTCCTCTCACACTCGGGTTCCCTCCAAGGGGCCCTCGCAGCCTCCTTGTGCTCAGAACACTGGGTGGCGCCTCCTGGCTACACCTGGGGGCCGTTTTAAACAGCAATTTGCCCACAAAAAGCACAAGAACACAGAAATGGGCACAGAATCTGCCCCAGAAAGGATGCTTGTCCACAGACAGCCGAGCACCAGCCAGGCACCGGGAAGCTCCAAGTCCTGCTGCTCTGTGCACGTCCACAAAGGACCTCGCCAGTGCTGACTGTGGGGTTACGGATAAACTGGCAGGTGACTCTGCAAACAGAGGACGCGCATAACGAGGACCAGCCATGTCTGTCTCCTGCCCACACCCCTCACTGGGACATCAGCCAAGAGAGAAGGGGTGGCCTCATGCCCGGCTCAGGGCTGGCAGCCAGCAGGGGCGCAGGGAAGATCTGCTGAAACAGAGCAAGAAGGCAGGCATGAATGTGGCCCTCAGAGCAGGCCAAAACGCAGCAGATGCTTCTAGAATGCACGCGACAGACTCTCAGGCTGGAACGTGCGGAGGAGGGAACGAGGCCACcgtgggagggagtggggacaTGGGCGTAGCTCTCCTCCCTGAGGCAGCAACATCTGAGCTAACCTGCGAGAACAGAATGCCTCAGCCCTGCAGGGACCTGCAGAcaagcaggtgcaaaggccctgaggtggctTCAGATCCTCCTGGCAGAGGCCATGGGAGTCTGTGGCCCTCTGTCGGGGGAGCTGGAGTTCATTCTGCATGAGAGGAAACAGTTGGAAGGCTCTGGGCTGGCGAGTGCTGTGACGACGTGATTTAGGTTTCCAGAACCTTCCTCGGGTTGAATGATCTATCTGGGCTTTGCTTTAGAATAATTAGGTAgataaagaatgaagaaagggTGCTGGTGAAGCTGGCGGCTCTTGTGTTTATTTCTGTACAAACGGGATTTTCTGaaataaagcttttcttttcaacagctcccctaccccacccccgGCTGCTGGACACGCACTGGACATCCggcaggaagggaaggggagatgCTGGACATTGTCCGGGAGGAAGAGGTCACAGTGAGGAAGGACAgacacccccacctccctccagagGCCACCGGGACTGGGCTATCCTTCCAGGTCACAGAGACCCGACCCCAGAGAGCCGAGCAGGGCGCAGGCGGGTCAGCTCAGGGTTCGAAGCCCGGCTCTGCACCAGCAGTTGCCTGTGGCCCGGGGCGAACCTCTCCAGCCGAAATTCGGGGCCTCGACTGTCTCGTCTGGAAAGTGAGAGCCCCCGGCGGGTCTAGGGGGTGCTTGGGATGTCATCAGAAAGGTTGGGACCGTGGTCACCAAGCCCATCTTACAGACTGACATCCCTCCTCACGGGGTGGTGGCGAGGAGCCCGGGAGGTGACCCGGCGGCCCGGGGCGGGcgagagggaggaaggggtccCGGCTCACCCTCCAGCAGCTCGGCGTGGCCCCAGTCCTTCCCGCGGTCCTGCTCACAAGGGCTGGCCGACGAGCTCCT
The Equus caballus isolate H_3958 breed thoroughbred chromosome 7, TB-T2T, whole genome shotgun sequence genome window above contains:
- the POLRMT gene encoding DNA-directed RNA polymerase, mitochondrial, whose protein sequence is MSALRWGRGAAGLGRALWPAGHPGLLAEEGALGGVWGRRRSSSASPCEQDRGKDWGHAELLEVLEARVRQLQAECVSEVTVKRVDVARLPEAGGFQPPRKAQPGATGAAPGLSGRWAEKLDKEKWTMQKRRQRLEAKLEEQARKLAREQQLRVEPRLLNGQLAKSLQRWEQGGPRSPWEEPLAQLLQEAPRRLGCEAEQAPADRAAGARLESQRQRLLAFLECCLFTGHLPLAHHVLVVQHSRSRQQRLLTLAMYNTVMLGWARKGCFKELVYVFFMVKDAGLAPDLLSYAAALQCMGRLDQDAGTIQRCLEQMAQDGLQLQELFVGSPLCKEDQGVLLRAVRKARPGFSPPPRPQPPPPVSSSPLLREIYAKDRPVSYPRLHLPQKKLEGLFQQQLRVEMATTVTVESVEKAPRLTPEVLRARKTLKGLRARWEAALCRALQETKASEAQAARDGRPTLLPYLCLLGEREFARLLLQTLQALPPQGESLLWLAQQLGLRAFNRHIVQRKLLSNQVRELEKRYSQYLHLLASDAQVAEPCLPRQHWEALGAPEAPHEQPWPLPVLVQLGKQLAELLVGAVRMPSSLAAPQGPPKLIPVLYHVYSFRSFRQIGILKPHPAFTQLLAAAAERTLTFEAAEVPMLCPPLPWTSPHSGAFLLSPTKLMRSVEGTMQHQRLLERCPPAELHGALDALTQLGNCAWRVNGRVLDLVLELFTAKGCPRLGVPAPPSEAPRAPWGRLPPDTPPARKAELRRELARCLKVAREMQSLRADALYRLSLAQHLRHRVFWLPHNMDFRGRTYPCPPHFNHLGSDLARALLEFAQGRPLGPHGLDWLKIHLVNLTGLKKRESLRARLAFADEVMEDILDSADRPMTGRKWWMEADEPWQALACCMEIARASRSPDPAAHVSHFPVHQDGSCNGLQHYAALGRDSVGAASVNLVPSDLPQDVYSGVAAQVEVFRRQDAEQGVRVAQVLEGFISRKVVKQTVMTVVYGVTRYGGRLQIEKRLRELSDFPQEFVWEASHYLVRQVFLSLQEMFSGTRAIQRWLTESARLIAHTGSAVEWVTPLGIPIIQPYHHDSKILINGGLQSLTFSSSGDTSQKPNTLKQKNGFPPNFIHSLDSSHMMLTALHCYRKGLTFVSVHDCFWTHAADVAVMNQVCREQFVRLHSQPILHDLSRFLVKRFCSGPRSPKASKNVWVSRLLDTLLSVPKTGPFNLEQVKRSTYFFS